The Pan paniscus chromosome 1, NHGRI_mPanPan1-v2.0_pri, whole genome shotgun sequence genome has a segment encoding these proteins:
- the LOC100975982 gene encoding olfactory receptor 2M2, whose translation MAWENQTFNSDFILLGIFNHSPPHTFLFFLVLGIFLVAFMGNSVMVLLIYLDTQLHTPMYFLLSQLSLMDLMLICTTVPKMAFNYLSGSKSISMAGCVTQIFFYISLSGSECFLLAVMAYDRYIAICHPLRYTNLMSPKICGLMATFSWILGSTDGIIDAVATFSFSYCGSREIAHFFCEFPSLLILSCNDTSILEEVIFICCIVMLVFPVAIIIASYARVILAVIHMGSGEGRRKAFTTCSSHLMVVGMYYGAALFMYIRPTSDHSAMQDKMVSVFYTILTPMLNPLIYSLRNKEVTRAFMKILGKGKSGE comes from the coding sequence TCATCCTCCTGGGAATCTTCAATCACAGCCCACCACacaccttcctcttctttctggtCCTGGGCATCTTTTTAGTGGCCTTCATGGGAAACTCTGTCATGGTTCTCCTCATCTACCTGGACACCCAgctccacacccccatgtacttccTCCTCAGCCAACTGTCCCTCATGGACCTCATGCTCATCTGCACCACTGTACCCAAGATGGCCTTCAACTACCTGTCTGGCAGCAAGTCCATTTCTATGGCTGGTTGTGTCACACAAATTTTCTTCTATATATCACTGTCTGGctctgaatgttttcttttggctGTTATGGCTTATGACCGCTATATTGCTATTTGCCACCCTCTAAGATACACCAATCTCATGAGTCCTAAAATTTGTGGACTTATGGCTACCTTCTCCTGGATCCTGGGCTCTACAGATGGAATCATCGATGCTGTAGccacattttccttctcctaTTGTGGGTCTCGGGAAATAGCCCACTTCTTCTGTGAATTCCCTTCCCTACTAATCCTCTCATGCAATGACACATCAATACTTGAAGAGGTTATTTTCATCTGCTGTATAGTAATGCTTGTTTTCCCTGTTGCAATCATCATTGCTTCCTATGCTCGAGTTATTCTGGCTGTCATTCACATGGGATCTGGAGAGGGTCGTCGCAAAGCTTTCACGACCTGTTCCTCTCACCTCATGGTGGTGGGAATGTACTATGGAGCAGCTTTGTTCATGTACATACGGCCCACATCTGATCACTCCGCTATGCAGGACAAGATGGTGTCTGTATTCTACACCATCCTCACTCCCATGCTCAATCCCCTCATCTACAGCCTCCGCAACAAGGAGGTGACTAGAGCATTCATGAAGATCTTAGGAAAGGGCAAGTCTGGAGAGTGA